AGGAATTGGTGCTCACTTGGATGATGAGCCCAAAGGAGCTGTGAAGCAACTGGTTGATGGTGCTAAGCTAAAGTCCTCCTTAGAAACCTTAGAAGGAGAAAGAGTTCAAACTTGTGCTTTCTTATCTgaagtagagaaaacaaaggaagaccttaGAGAACAGATTAGAAGTCTGAAGACTGAACAGGCCACCTTGCTGTCAGAAAATACATGGCTTGAAGGTGAGAATGAGAACCTTCAGCAGAAATTTAAAGACATGATGGAATGCtatcaagaaaatatgatgaaactCCATGGGAAActcagagtagaggaaaattaCCGGGTGGAGCAAGAGGAGAAACTTTCCAAGGTCAAAGAAGAGATGGGCCATACAAGAGAAGAGCTGGAGACCTACAGAAAGCGAGCCaaatatcttaaagaagaattggagagaaccattCAGTCCTGTCAGGGGAAGATTATTTACTCTGAGAAAAAAGCACATGAGAGTGAGTTGGCGGCTTGGATTGCTGAAAGAAACCtccattatttcatgaaacaaaacGCTCGCAATagacaaaagttaactgaaaggGAGCTTCAATTGGAACTCCTAGAGGAAGATCCCTGTGCACTTGGTGTTTCAAATGCAGCATTGGGCAGAAAGCATTCCCCCAATGGTCCCTCACCATTGGGTCCTCCTTGGCAAGATGGATGTTATTCGAAGTATGCTAGACCATGGCGACCAGCAGAATTCAGAGGTTCTAATCTGCCTTCTTTGGATAAAGAGGATGGGCCTATGTCTTCAGAAATTCAATCCAGTAGAAAGGAGACCAAAATGAATCTTGAAGATTCCAATGTGCTCGATTCACCTctccctgctgaaaaccaagcaacTGGCTCCGGCTCATTGTTGGCACCTTTCCCTCCAGTCAGAGGTGAATTATTTCCTGTGGACCCAAGGAGTCAGTTCATGAGAAGAGGACCATTTTTCCCTCcgcctcctccaggaaacagGTATGGGGCACCTCGAGATTATTTTCCACCCCCTCCATTTTTTCCAATGCCAGATGTCTATGAATGGAGGTATTTTCCTCATGACCTTCCCCCAAGAGCTGgatttcctccccccacccccgaattctgaaagtagaagtgaGTGCCCTTCAGGCTTCTTTACACCTTCAAGTGAGTCTGCTACTGAACATCAACAAGAAACCTGATGTTTTtgatctctcttcaaaagtcatttgacttacctctcatttttagtttttaagtaattgcttttacttaagt
This window of the Ictidomys tridecemlineatus isolate mIctTri1 chromosome 3, mIctTri1.hap1, whole genome shotgun sequence genome carries:
- the LOC144375710 gene encoding melanoma inhibitory activity protein 2-like, which produces MKPGPSPYGVPWELVMCRAIGCFALLLFLWRSFQCVRSRLYVGREKQLALKLSRLIEEKCELLEKVSLVQKELEGLESTLKGSTSEKGPRDVPNLEATYEKLHRSKPTHGDERLFLDKELEEQKARHCKQDEIMADISRRIKSLEGESESIRSEIAETKTNLRLLQISEEGLQLAMKEALDECSQLQQSQKPILQGDAEAWREQGCVQYEESTTLEDSQFHSKQVQTDKDNHVESLTEDLLKMKDRSSPTKGAQTDIGNLECGVTSESGIGAHLDDEPKGAVKQLVDGAKLKSSLETLEGERVQTCAFLSEVEKTKEDLREQIRSLKTEQATLLSENTWLEGENENLQQKFKDMMECYQENMMKLHGKLRVEENYRVEQEEKLSKVKEEMGHTREELETYRKRAKYLKEELERTIQSCQGKIIYSEKKAHESELAAWIAERNLHYFMKQNARNRQKLTERELQLELLEEDPCALGVSNAALGRKHSPNGPSPLGPPWQDGCYSKYARPWRPAEFRGSNLPSLDKEDGPMSSEIQSSRKETKMNLEDSNVLDSPLPAENQATGSGSLLAPFPPVRGELFPVDPRSQFMRRGPFFPPPPPGNRYGAPRDYFPPPPFFPMPDVYEWRYFPHDLPPRAGFPPPTPEF